In Flavobacterium sp. CBA20B-1, one DNA window encodes the following:
- a CDS encoding Crp/Fnr family transcriptional regulator: MIRVDLILSCGGTLRDVSKNELIFKAGHLPSYYYQVVEGKVKMNNYSDDGKEFIQEIFTAGRSFGEPPLFINEPYPANAIAISKGIVVQIKKSLFDEMLYKYPEVSVEINRSLARRLYYKSIMAPELSSQSPEKRLLKLLHYLKQQNPIKSELFQVELSRQQLADLTGLRVETVIRTIKHLEKQEYLKIIEGKIYLE, from the coding sequence ATGATTCGTGTTGATTTAATATTGAGCTGTGGCGGAACGTTGCGCGATGTTTCTAAAAACGAACTGATTTTTAAGGCAGGACATCTTCCGTCGTACTATTATCAGGTGGTTGAAGGGAAGGTGAAAATGAACAATTATAGCGACGACGGTAAAGAGTTTATTCAGGAAATTTTTACGGCAGGACGCAGTTTTGGTGAACCGCCTTTGTTTATTAACGAACCTTATCCGGCAAACGCCATTGCAATTTCAAAAGGCATTGTTGTGCAGATAAAGAAATCGTTGTTTGATGAAATGCTGTACAAATATCCCGAAGTTTCTGTTGAAATTAACCGAAGTCTTGCACGTCGTCTGTATTATAAATCCATTATGGCACCTGAATTGTCATCACAAAGTCCGGAAAAACGTTTACTGAAACTATTGCATTATCTTAAACAGCAAAACCCCATAAAATCTGAACTTTTTCAGGTGGAATTATCGCGACAACAATTAGCCGATTTAACAGGTTTGCGAGTAGAAACCGTTATCAGAACCATAAAACACTTGGAAAAACAAGAGTATCTTAAAATTATTGAAGGAAAGATTTATTTGGAGTAA
- a CDS encoding chloride channel protein has product MNNSIVTKKNIVWVKWSRIVYCAALVGIIVGLITLMFKNLVEEYEHLLFNKAQHFKLFFFVFPLIGLLIIYFLRTYVFSNKKNKGISEVLEAVREAKKLPPYKVPSHFFNGFLTVIFGGSTGIEVSTVVATAALGDMASRKDPIFKKYRKEFIGSTIACGVTLLFCSPLAGLFFSYETIGKQKTKVFWTTHLVSVGFATLIILLMNVTPVFNLGNNETIFHYQAIPFFIALSVLAGCYGVYMTKIVTFVKKRNFIDFNPYLQLVAGGLLLGSALFIFPQLYGDGYHAIESIIHHNTIVALSFWMLVGALLLKPFATGFTLKLGGDGGVFAPSIFAGAIMGALIGFIVQKYFFADAQLINFVVLGVALTVAATLHAPFTALFLTFGIFNSYALWLPMAILIFVSFFISKKIFPYTVYTLALKK; this is encoded by the coding sequence ATGAACAATAGTATCGTTACAAAGAAAAACATCGTGTGGGTAAAGTGGAGCCGCATTGTGTATTGTGCTGCATTAGTGGGAATTATCGTTGGGTTAATAACCTTAATGTTTAAAAATCTAGTCGAAGAATACGAACATTTGCTTTTTAACAAAGCACAGCATTTTAAACTTTTTTTCTTCGTTTTTCCGTTGATCGGTTTGCTGATTATTTATTTTTTAAGAACCTACGTTTTCAGCAACAAAAAGAACAAAGGAATTTCCGAAGTGTTGGAAGCCGTGCGCGAAGCCAAAAAACTACCGCCCTATAAAGTGCCATCGCATTTTTTCAATGGATTTTTAACGGTTATCTTTGGCGGAAGCACCGGTATCGAAGTATCAACCGTTGTGGCAACAGCCGCTTTGGGCGATATGGCATCGAGAAAAGATCCCATCTTTAAAAAATACCGCAAAGAATTTATAGGCTCGACAATTGCATGCGGTGTTACACTTTTGTTTTGCAGTCCGTTGGCAGGTTTGTTTTTTTCGTATGAAACCATTGGCAAGCAAAAAACAAAAGTTTTTTGGACAACTCATTTGGTAAGCGTTGGTTTTGCTACTTTAATTATACTTTTAATGAACGTTACACCGGTTTTTAATTTAGGAAATAACGAAACAATTTTTCATTATCAGGCAATTCCGTTTTTTATTGCGTTAAGCGTTTTAGCGGGCTGTTACGGCGTTTACATGACCAAGATCGTAACATTTGTAAAGAAAAGAAACTTTATCGATTTTAATCCGTATTTGCAATTAGTTGCGGGAGGCTTGTTGTTGGGTAGCGCCTTGTTCATTTTTCCGCAATTATACGGCGATGGTTATCATGCAATCGAATCAATCATTCATCATAATACCATTGTTGCGTTGAGTTTTTGGATGTTGGTGGGCGCGTTATTGTTGAAACCTTTTGCAACCGGGTTTACCTTGAAATTGGGTGGCGATGGCGGTGTTTTTGCCCCAAGTATTTTTGCAGGTGCCATTATGGGAGCATTGATTGGATTCATTGTTCAAAAATACTTTTTTGCCGATGCCCAACTGATAAATTTTGTGGTTTTGGGTGTAGCTTTAACCGTAGCTGCAACATTGCACGCGCCATTTACGGCATTGTTTTTAACCTTCGGTATTTTTAATTCGTATGCGTTGTGGCTGCCTATGGCAATTTTAATTTTCGTTAGTTTTTTTATTTCAAAAAAGATATTTCCCTACACGGTTTATACCTTGGCATTGAAAAAGTAA
- the hmpA gene encoding NO-inducible flavohemoprotein translates to MLSDKQKEIIFSTVPLLRTGGVALTTHFYSRMFTHHPELKNLFNMGNQQSGKQQTALAMAVLAYAENISNPAVLMPAVDLIGHKHVSLNIQPEQYDIVGTHLLASIKEVLQDLATDEVLDAWEAAYGQLAELMIGHEAKMYESKKQTNEQWVGWKNFVVKRKEKESTEITSFYLVAEDGSAIPNFIPGQYISVQVFLPNINLNQIRQYSISCAPNKEYLRISVKRERNKKLDINGMISNFLHDEIHEGNVVSISAPAGNFTLQNLFPKKVFISGGIGQTPLISMLEHLNGTAENDKELIWIHACRNAEVRAFADQIESIAKEDQKVKQHQFYEVVNETLAGKEVYEGMLDFSKIEKWQFDPEAEYYICGPKPFIEKAVKELTDNKISENHIFFEEFGSKSI, encoded by the coding sequence ATGCTTTCAGATAAACAAAAAGAAATTATATTTAGCACCGTTCCGTTGTTACGTACGGGCGGAGTTGCTTTAACTACACACTTTTACAGCCGAATGTTTACGCATCATCCCGAATTAAAAAATCTGTTTAATATGGGAAACCAGCAGTCGGGCAAGCAACAGACAGCTTTGGCAATGGCGGTTTTGGCGTATGCAGAAAATATATCGAATCCGGCGGTTTTAATGCCTGCCGTTGATTTAATCGGACATAAACATGTAAGTTTAAATATTCAGCCGGAACAATATGATATTGTTGGTACGCATTTATTGGCATCAATCAAAGAAGTTTTACAAGATTTGGCTACAGATGAGGTTCTGGATGCTTGGGAAGCGGCTTACGGGCAACTAGCCGAACTGATGATTGGTCATGAAGCGAAAATGTATGAAAGCAAGAAGCAGACAAACGAACAGTGGGTTGGTTGGAAAAATTTTGTTGTTAAACGTAAAGAAAAAGAATCAACAGAAATCACGTCGTTCTATTTGGTTGCAGAAGACGGAAGTGCGATTCCAAATTTCATTCCGGGTCAGTACATAAGCGTTCAGGTTTTTCTTCCAAACATCAATCTAAACCAAATAAGACAGTACAGTATTTCATGTGCGCCGAATAAGGAATATTTGCGAATTTCGGTAAAACGTGAGCGTAACAAAAAGCTGGATATTAACGGAATGATCAGTAATTTTCTGCACGATGAGATTCACGAAGGGAACGTTGTGTCAATCAGTGCACCGGCAGGAAACTTTACGTTGCAGAATCTATTCCCTAAAAAAGTATTCATCAGCGGCGGAATCGGTCAAACACCATTGATTTCTATGTTGGAACATTTAAACGGAACTGCCGAAAATGATAAAGAATTAATCTGGATTCATGCTTGCAGAAATGCCGAAGTTAGAGCATTTGCAGACCAAATCGAATCGATCGCTAAAGAAGATCAAAAGGTAAAACAGCATCAGTTTTACGAAGTGGTGAATGAAACCTTGGCAGGAAAAGAGGTTTACGAAGGCATGCTCGATTTTTCTAAAATTGAAAAATGGCAGTTTGATCCAGAAGCCGAGTATTATATTTGCGGACCAAAACCTTTTATCGAAAAAGCAGTTAAAGAACTAACCGACAATAAAATCAGTGAAAATCATATTTTCTTTGAGGAATTCGGTTCCAAATCAATCTAA
- a CDS encoding HD domain-containing protein: MVTELEEVADLVKNWDGLLFSIFYHDIIYNATKTDNEHQSALLFEKRISKTSFRHINPCKAQIEATKEHQHADDADTNILLDIDLAILGKNKNRYQEYAQNIRKEYQIYPDFLYRKGRKKVLKTMLEKEAIYQTHYFREQYENQARANILSELNQLSL; the protein is encoded by the coding sequence ATGGTTACAGAACTAGAAGAAGTAGCCGATTTGGTAAAAAATTGGGACGGTTTGTTGTTTTCCATTTTTTATCACGACATCATCTACAACGCTACCAAAACCGATAACGAACATCAAAGTGCATTGCTTTTTGAAAAAAGAATTTCCAAGACTTCGTTCCGCCATATCAACCCATGCAAAGCCCAAATTGAAGCGACAAAAGAACATCAACACGCTGACGATGCAGACACCAATATTTTATTGGATATCGACTTGGCAATTTTAGGAAAAAACAAAAATAGATATCAGGAATATGCTCAAAATATAAGGAAAGAATATCAAATTTATCCTGATTTTCTATATCGAAAAGGAAGAAAAAAAGTGCTGAAAACCATGCTGGAAAAAGAAGCCATCTACCAAACGCATTACTTCCGAGAACAGTACGAAAACCAAGCAAGAGCCAATATTTTATCGGAACTTAATCAACTATCTTTATGA
- a CDS encoding HEAT repeat domain-containing protein codes for MMNLPKDKSELKKEYFSWLNKNQESLRTVISDAVDAIYNVYNKKYDAADVEKIKKGLALNHTFCWALGEYVFNFAKSDKIFANLIEELSNHASSKVRLNIITNCLYNNPEDLVNQLLKNALNDKSKKVREKVADVMLRLNKENLTNHLLERTAIETDSNLKNNLLWTYQLLTKKWVYEAENNTVTVHLKDGGITKFFVEDGINSNDTVQIEKKVAELRNQH; via the coding sequence ATGATGAATCTACCGAAAGATAAAAGTGAATTAAAAAAAGAATATTTTTCTTGGCTGAATAAAAATCAAGAAAGCTTACGCACTGTGATTTCTGATGCTGTAGATGCTATTTATAATGTGTACAACAAAAAGTATGATGCAGCTGATGTAGAAAAAATTAAAAAAGGATTGGCGCTCAACCACACCTTTTGTTGGGCGTTGGGAGAATACGTTTTTAACTTTGCCAAAAGTGATAAAATCTTTGCTAACCTTATCGAAGAACTTTCAAATCACGCTTCTTCAAAAGTTAGGTTGAATATCATTACCAATTGTTTGTACAATAATCCAGAAGATTTGGTCAATCAATTATTAAAAAATGCGTTAAATGATAAAAGTAAAAAAGTAAGAGAAAAAGTTGCAGATGTAATGCTTCGGTTAAACAAAGAAAATCTTACAAATCATTTATTAGAAAGAACCGCCATTGAAACTGATAGTAACCTGAAAAACAATTTATTATGGACTTATCAATTACTCACAAAAAAATGGGTGTACGAAGCCGAAAATAACACAGTGACTGTTCATTTAAAGGATGGCGGAATCACAAAATTCTTTGTAGAAGACGGAATAAACAGCAATGATACAGTGCAAATTGAAAAAAAAGTAGCCGAATTAAGAAACCAACATTAA
- a CDS encoding DUF1266 domain-containing protein, whose amino-acid sequence MIDFDNKKGNEQLALTLKKINEFLLERPLESTTEIENEFKFSDKQLWMLSITAIYRTYEESYEFNTLQDKLATSLTRGVSKEKLKNQWHIHNLEDLMAEVKELEKKESVEEFGEAYMIWDYARIFMLVRLAFDLKWINEQEFWQLLATYAPEIQQSYNGWKEMATAFLQARKLWAGSEITQQNQFEKLIEKLLNNPSSVWNNVSWNTDLTT is encoded by the coding sequence ATGATTGATTTTGACAACAAAAAAGGCAACGAACAATTGGCGCTTACATTAAAAAAAATCAATGAATTTTTGTTAGAACGCCCGTTAGAATCCACCACCGAAATCGAAAATGAATTTAAATTTAGCGATAAACAATTGTGGATGCTCAGCATTACGGCCATTTATAGAACGTACGAAGAATCGTATGAATTTAATACATTACAAGACAAACTTGCCACTTCACTCACCAGAGGCGTGAGCAAAGAAAAGCTTAAAAATCAATGGCATATCCATAACCTAGAAGATTTGATGGCAGAAGTTAAAGAGTTGGAAAAAAAAGAATCTGTAGAAGAATTTGGCGAAGCCTACATGATTTGGGATTATGCAAGAATTTTTATGTTGGTACGTTTAGCCTTTGATTTAAAATGGATTAACGAGCAAGAATTTTGGCAATTGCTAGCAACCTATGCACCTGAAATTCAGCAAAGTTACAACGGTTGGAAAGAAATGGCTACTGCATTTTTACAAGCCAGAAAATTGTGGGCGGGTTCTGAAATTACACAACAAAATCAGTTTGAAAAATTAATAGAAAAGTTGCTCAACAATCCAAGCAGTGTTTGGAATAATGTAAGCTGGAACACTGATTTAACAACTTAG
- the alr gene encoding alanine racemase has protein sequence MLYKPETTSWIEISRSALQHNIDFIQKKLPNNTLLSAVVKGNAYGHTIQHYCPLAYECGVRHFSVYSANEAYQVLQSVNGDFDVMIMSSLAKEDLSWAIKNNVEFYVANFSSLDEIIAITQQLHLRAKIHIEFETGMNRTGFELKDFEEIIAKINQNYLIEIKGVCTHLAGAESIANYKRIKDQIQKFLKIKKKFEGLENHSPQFHIANSAAVLRYPKYVFDMVRIGILQYGYFPNNETYVHYYLKNLTETNPLTRIISWKSRIVEVKTVKAGEFIGYGMSYYTNITTKIAIVPVGYAYGYSRKLSNQGKVLVKGYRVDVVGTVNMNMLTLNITNVPDVEIGDEVVLIGSQGDQHISVASFSEDSSLLNYELLTRLPLDIARKVVE, from the coding sequence ATGCTTTATAAACCGGAAACCACCTCTTGGATAGAAATTTCCAGATCAGCCTTACAACACAATATAGATTTTATACAAAAAAAACTTCCTAACAATACCCTTCTTTCTGCCGTAGTAAAAGGCAATGCCTATGGTCATACAATCCAACATTATTGTCCGCTGGCGTATGAATGCGGCGTCAGGCATTTTAGCGTTTACAGTGCCAATGAAGCGTATCAGGTTTTACAATCTGTAAACGGAGATTTTGATGTGATGATTATGAGCAGTCTGGCTAAAGAAGACCTGTCGTGGGCAATTAAAAATAATGTTGAATTTTATGTGGCTAATTTTTCTTCACTTGATGAAATAATTGCCATCACACAACAATTACATTTGCGCGCAAAAATACATATCGAATTTGAAACAGGGATGAACCGTACCGGATTTGAGCTAAAAGATTTTGAGGAAATCATTGCTAAAATAAATCAAAATTACCTCATTGAAATAAAAGGGGTTTGCACCCATTTGGCCGGTGCGGAAAGCATTGCTAATTACAAACGGATCAAAGACCAGATTCAGAAATTTCTGAAAATAAAAAAGAAATTTGAAGGCCTGGAAAATCATTCACCACAATTTCATATTGCCAATTCGGCAGCAGTTTTGCGTTATCCCAAATACGTTTTCGATATGGTTCGAATTGGTATTTTGCAATATGGCTATTTTCCTAACAATGAAACCTACGTACATTATTACCTGAAAAATCTTACAGAAACCAACCCGCTTACCCGTATTATTTCGTGGAAAAGCCGAATTGTAGAGGTTAAAACGGTAAAGGCAGGTGAATTTATCGGGTATGGGATGTCTTATTATACCAATATTACGACTAAAATTGCCATTGTTCCGGTTGGATACGCTTACGGTTACAGCAGAAAACTAAGCAATCAGGGTAAAGTGTTGGTGAAAGGGTACCGCGTGGATGTGGTAGGAACGGTTAATATGAATATGCTGACCTTAAACATCACCAATGTGCCCGATGTTGAAATCGGTGACGAAGTGGTACTTATAGGAAGCCAGGGCGACCAGCATATTTCCGTAGCATCGTTCAGCGAAGACAGCAGCCTGCTGAACTATGAATTGTTAACGAGGTTGCCTTTAGATATTGCCAGAAAAGTGGTAGAGTAA
- a CDS encoding amidohydrolase, with protein sequence MRKLDDKLREIRRDFHQNYAELSTQEFRTCKRIQEILKAYSSAKVFSAGKTGVVAVFTGKEDGKTIMLRADTDALPIEEINDFEHRSVNPQVSHKCGHDGHTTIMIGVAEMLHKNPIDKGKIILLWQPAEENGLGAKAVLDDEKFQELKPDMVFALHNLPGFPLHKIIHKKHAFTANVKSLIFDFKGKTAHAAEPEHGFNPAFAMALILEKCKKLTHNKPEDDHFFLITPVYANLGTKDYGISAGKGSLHLTIRAWSPALFNQLTNDLIQETKKICTNENLHVDISWTQEFLSNQNDENAVEIIKKSAEDLQLEQQQINQPFKWGEDFGLFTQLIPGAMFGIGSGENCPALHNPDYDFPDEITVTAATMFYKILENAL encoded by the coding sequence ATGAGAAAATTAGATGATAAACTAAGGGAAATCCGAAGAGATTTTCATCAGAATTACGCAGAACTCTCTACCCAGGAATTCAGAACCTGCAAACGAATCCAGGAAATCCTAAAAGCCTACAGTAGTGCAAAGGTATTCTCTGCGGGAAAAACCGGTGTAGTGGCAGTTTTTACAGGTAAAGAAGATGGAAAAACCATTATGCTGCGTGCAGATACAGACGCTTTACCTATTGAAGAGATTAATGATTTTGAACACCGATCGGTAAACCCTCAAGTGTCTCACAAATGCGGGCACGACGGGCATACCACCATTATGATTGGGGTAGCGGAAATGCTTCATAAAAACCCTATCGACAAAGGAAAAATTATTTTGCTGTGGCAGCCTGCCGAAGAAAACGGACTCGGTGCGAAAGCGGTCTTAGACGATGAAAAATTTCAGGAGCTAAAACCCGATATGGTGTTTGCACTGCACAATTTACCGGGATTTCCACTACATAAAATCATACATAAAAAGCACGCCTTTACAGCAAATGTAAAAAGTTTAATTTTTGATTTTAAAGGAAAAACAGCTCATGCTGCCGAGCCAGAACACGGCTTTAACCCAGCTTTTGCAATGGCGTTGATTTTGGAAAAATGCAAAAAACTGACGCACAACAAACCGGAAGATGACCATTTTTTCCTCATCACCCCTGTGTATGCCAATTTAGGAACCAAAGACTATGGAATTTCTGCCGGAAAAGGCAGTCTGCATTTAACGATTCGCGCCTGGTCGCCTGCACTTTTCAACCAATTAACCAATGACCTAATACAGGAAACTAAAAAAATATGTACAAACGAAAATCTGCACGTAGACATTTCCTGGACGCAAGAATTTTTATCTAACCAAAATGATGAAAATGCAGTAGAAATCATTAAAAAATCGGCAGAAGATTTACAATTAGAGCAGCAACAAATCAACCAACCTTTTAAGTGGGGCGAAGATTTTGGACTTTTTACCCAATTGATTCCGGGTGCTATGTTCGGAATTGGATCTGGCGAAAATTGCCCGGCACTACACAATCCCGATTATGATTTTCCCGATGAAATTACGGTAACCGCCGCAACGATGTTTTACAAAATTTTAGAAAATGCTTTATAA
- the cas2 gene encoding CRISPR-associated endonuclease Cas2: MSFSRYNAYRIMWVLVFFDLPTETKKQRSVATKFRKSLLDDGFNMFQFSIYLRHCPSKENAEVHIKRVKKSLPAEGKVGILCITDKQFGQMELFFSKKETDLPAMPQQLELF, encoded by the coding sequence ATGAGTTTTAGTAGATACAATGCATACCGAATTATGTGGGTTTTAGTTTTTTTTGATTTGCCAACGGAAACAAAAAAGCAACGCAGTGTTGCAACAAAATTTCGAAAATCGTTGCTTGACGACGGATTCAATATGTTTCAGTTTTCGATTTATTTGCGGCATTGTCCCAGTAAAGAAAATGCAGAAGTTCACATAAAACGCGTGAAAAAAAGTTTACCGGCAGAAGGAAAAGTGGGAATTTTATGCATTACCGACAAGCAATTTGGGCAAATGGAACTCTTTTTTTCAAAAAAAGAAACCGATTTACCTGCAATGCCCCAGCAATTGGAATTGTTCTAA
- the cas1 gene encoding type II CRISPR-associated endonuclease Cas1, translated as MLKRTIYIGNPAYLKLKDNQLQIVDPESKELKGSVPIEDMGFLVLDHPQITLSHPVILLLQQHNVAIISCDESHLPLGLMLPISGHVEHSERLKHQINCSEPLRKQLWKQTVEAKIFQQKEVLRKRNIAHESLLKYMNEVKSGDSTNMEGIAAQYYWKQLFDDFTRERKGDAPNNFLNFGYAVLRSMVARALVSSGLHPTIGIFHRNKYNAYCLADDVMEPYRPYVDALVVDWMQQPQATHVLDKEAKAYLLQLATKDVIINGLQRPLMTALSITTSSLCKCFMGESRVIHYPMM; from the coding sequence ATGCTCAAACGAACCATTTACATAGGCAATCCGGCGTATTTAAAACTAAAAGACAACCAGTTGCAAATTGTTGACCCCGAAAGCAAAGAGCTAAAAGGGTCGGTACCAATAGAAGATATGGGTTTTTTAGTGTTAGATCATCCGCAAATCACCCTGTCGCACCCTGTGATACTTTTACTGCAACAACACAATGTAGCCATCATTAGTTGCGATGAAAGTCATTTGCCATTGGGTTTAATGCTTCCTATAAGCGGACACGTAGAACATTCGGAGCGATTAAAACATCAAATCAATTGTTCGGAACCTTTACGCAAACAGTTATGGAAACAAACCGTTGAAGCAAAAATTTTTCAGCAAAAAGAAGTGTTGCGTAAACGGAACATAGCACATGAATCGTTACTAAAATATATGAACGAAGTAAAGTCGGGCGACAGCACCAATATGGAAGGCATTGCCGCACAATACTACTGGAAGCAATTGTTTGATGATTTTACCAGAGAACGAAAAGGCGACGCTCCCAACAATTTTTTAAATTTTGGATATGCGGTTTTGCGCAGTATGGTGGCTCGGGCATTGGTTTCTAGTGGCTTGCATCCAACCATTGGTATTTTTCACAGAAATAAATACAATGCCTATTGTTTGGCAGATGATGTGATGGAACCTTATCGACCGTATGTAGATGCGTTGGTAGTTGATTGGATGCAGCAACCGCAGGCTACGCATGTGTTAGACAAAGAAGCAAAAGCATACTTGTTGCAATTAGCAACAAAAGATGTAATTATAAATGGATTGCAACGCCCCTTAATGACTGCCTTAAGCATCACTACCAGTTCGCTTTGTAAATGTTTTATGGGAGAAAGCCGTGTGATTCACTATCCAATGATGTAA